The Andreesenia angusta genome contains the following window.
TAAGTCTGAATATTTCAATCTAAATTCTCCCCTTTACTCCTTAATTTATACACGTTATATCATAGTCTTTGATTCTATATGATTTATAATCTTGATATCCCAATTCTGCAAATTTCAACGCTTCATTCTCATAAACACCTGGCCACAATACCATAACCTTCTTTTTTCTGCTCAATTTTATAAAGAGCTTCAAAATATCAATTTTATAATCAGGATTAAATAGCATTTCAAAATCCGTTATAAATATTAACTCCCCTGAATTATTGAAAATTTCTTCAATCTCATTTAATATGTGTATTGCCCTTTTTTCTTTTTCAAAAGCAAGCAATCGCTCTGATAAAACTCTATTCAAGCTAACTTCTTCATAACACTCTAGAAAATCCTCTACCTTGGTTTTCTCCAAACAAAAAAAGACCGGAAACATCATTTTCCCTATGTCTTTTGAATTTAAAGACGAAAGTTTATGTACATAGCCCATTTGCAATCTCCTTATGTATATTGATTTAATGCTTAAAGCACCTATTATACAACTATATACCTATAGTATTTGCTTGTAAAGCTATGTAGTCAATATTATCCAATATCCAAGCATAACAAAAGACACCTACCTCTCAGCAGATGCCCTTTATCATACCAATATATCCTCTTTTCATTTTCCCCTAAACAGCCCTCTCCCTACTTCGCTGTCTCAGGGAACATAGTCCTTATCTCTTCAACTTCAGTCTTTCCAATCACTTAAGCCTTATATAGCTTTACCACAGTCTCAACATGCGGTGTCATTGGGAACATGTCCACGCACTGCACTTTCTCCGCCTTGTAGCCTCTCTCTTTGAACACTGGAAGGTCACGCTCAAGAGAACTAGGCTTGCATGAAACGTATACAAAAGTCTCAGGCTTGAAGTCTATTATCTTGTGTATGGCCTTAGGGTGTATTCCGTCCCTTGGAGGGTCCAGCACTATTATATCCGGCTTGTCGGATAGCTCGTTCACCTTCTCCATAACGTCCCCAGCTATAAACTCGCAATTTTCAAGCCCATTTATAACCGCATTCTCTTTTGCCGCTTCAACCGCTTCCTCCACTATCTCTATTCCGTAAACCTTCTTTGCCACTGGCGCCAGTATCTGAGCTATAGTGCCTGTTCCACAGTAAAGGTCGAATATAGTTTTGTCGTCAGTCTCCCCTATAAACTCCCTTACCTTGGAGTAGAGCACTTCGGCGCCCTTTGTGTTTGTCTGGAAGAACGAGAACGGCGATATGTTGAACTTAAGCCCCAGCAGCTCCTCCGTTATTATGTCGCTTCCATAGAGCATTCTGGTCTCGTCGCTTTGAACCACGTCTGCAAGCGAGTCGTTTACAGTGTGGATTATTCCCTTAAGCTCTGCTTTAAGCTCTAGACTTGTCAACAGTTCCACAAATTCCTGTGAGTTTATCTCGCCTTGCGAGCTTGTAACAAGATTCACCAGCATCTCGCCCCCGTTTATGGCCTTTCTGACCACAAGGTGGCGAAGCACTCCTGCATGCTGTCTCTTGTTGTAGTAAGGAGTCTTCTTCTCTCTGAAGTAGTTAAGAGTTGCCATAAGCACTTCCCTGAAATCCGAGTCCACTATATTGCAGTTCTCCGTTATCTCTATCTCGTAGAACCTGCCCTTCTGGTGAAGTCCCAGGGCCAGCGGGCCGTCCTTTTCTGTATCCCCGAAGGAGTATTCCATCTTATTTCTATACCCTTCAGTCACAGGGCTTGAAACTATGTCCAGGTATTCGTACTCGCCTATGTCCGCCTTGTCTATTATTTCCTTAACCTGCTTTTTCTTGAGCGCAAGCTGGTTCTCGTAAGGCACGTTCTGGTAGCTACATCCTCCGCATATCCCGAAATGCGTGCACTTTGGCTCGGTCTCAAGCGGTGATTTTTCCAGCACTTCTATTATTCTAGCCTCGACTTTGTTTCTCCTGTTCTTTATTACCTTTGCAAGCACTGTCTGCCCTTCAAGCCCACCTTTTACTGTGACAGTCTTGCCTTCGCAGACTGCCTTCCCCTTGTTCGGGAATTCCGTCTTATCTATATACAGCTCTACTTCCTGATTTTTCTTTACCAAATTCGCTCTCCTCCTATCGTTTCCATACTGACTATCTTATCAGACTTCTCCCCTGTCTGAAAACTACATATTCTGATTTTATGTTATAATTATTTTAGGCATTTAGTGCCATTATACTATTCTCTTAAAGAAATAGAGCTATCAGAAGAGTATACCAAACCAAAAGGAGGTTACGACGTATGAGAGAAACTATGAGTAAAAGAGAAATATCGCTTGAGCGAGCCGCTGAGCTTAAATCTAAAATTTCAGACTATTTAGATGCTAGGGAGAGCATACCTAGAGGCATGGATGAAGTGTCCAAGGCCAGGTTTAAGGCCAGAAAAACTCGAATACTTGAGTACTTCGGTGCGACCGAGGACGACTGGAACGATTGGGAGTGGCAGCTTGAGTGCAGGATTTCAGATGCAGACACGCTTTCAGATCTTCTAAATCTTGATTCAGAGGAAATTGAAGATATCAGAAAGGTAGGGTCCAAGTACAGATGGGCGGTTTC
Protein-coding sequences here:
- the rlmD gene encoding 23S rRNA (uracil(1939)-C(5))-methyltransferase RlmD translates to MVKKNQEVELYIDKTEFPNKGKAVCEGKTVTVKGGLEGQTVLAKVIKNRRNKVEARIIEVLEKSPLETEPKCTHFGICGGCSYQNVPYENQLALKKKQVKEIIDKADIGEYEYLDIVSSPVTEGYRNKMEYSFGDTEKDGPLALGLHQKGRFYEIEITENCNIVDSDFREVLMATLNYFREKKTPYYNKRQHAGVLRHLVVRKAINGGEMLVNLVTSSQGEINSQEFVELLTSLELKAELKGIIHTVNDSLADVVQSDETRMLYGSDIITEELLGLKFNISPFSFFQTNTKGAEVLYSKVREFIGETDDKTIFDLYCGTGTIAQILAPVAKKVYGIEIVEEAVEAAKENAVINGLENCEFIAGDVMEKVNELSDKPDIIVLDPPRDGIHPKAIHKIIDFKPETFVYVSCKPSSLERDLPVFKERGYKAEKVQCVDMFPMTPHVETVVKLYKA
- the brxF gene encoding BREX-3 system P-loop-containing protein BrxF, yielding MGYVHKLSSLNSKDIGKMMFPVFFCLEKTKVEDFLECYEEVSLNRVLSERLLAFEKEKRAIHILNEIEEIFNNSGELIFITDFEMLFNPDYKIDILKLFIKLSRKKKVMVLWPGVYENEALKFAELGYQDYKSYRIKDYDITCIN